From the Conger conger chromosome 14, fConCon1.1, whole genome shotgun sequence genome, one window contains:
- the thumpd3 gene encoding THUMP domain-containing protein 3, whose translation MSAIQEGSEPQRLGNSAEQLSHAFIVTIGATVPTGFEQTAAEEVNEKIGADVRIGKDRGRIYFEITTEDLPRVHLLKSVDNLFVVVEHYTNYEFKDTKEETLEDFQNLASKLSWKNPLEVWRLNNDVKKKRWRRKGGNVPKGKASGASGDSGKDQVEAVAKEMESLRLEPVSPADGSREPEGDTALDNEAPGGLDQDAEGREEGAADLPVKFRVTCNRAGDKHNFTSNDAARDFGGAVQDFFQWKADMTKFDIEVLLNIHDSEVVIGIALTEESLHRRNITHFGPTTLRSTLAYGMLRLCKPQVSDVIIDPMCGTGAIPLEGAMEWQQSFYLAGDNNDMAVSRTVNNIGHIHKKRQIKGSTAWGLSIDTLQWDLCRLPMRTSSADIIITDMPFGKRMGSRKKNWDLYPACLREMARVSRPGTGKAVLLTQDKKCFTKALSRMGGLWRKALTVWVNIGGLHAGVYLLKRTGAIFGETPEDVREPRGANDTAGATKEHE comes from the exons ATGTCAGCAATACAAGAAGGTAGTGAACCCCAGCGCCTGGGAAATTCTGCAGAGCAACTTTCACATGCCTTTATTGTCACTATTGGAGCAACCGTTCCTACGGGGTTCGAACAAACTGCTGCAGAGGAAGTCAATGAAAAAATTGGAGCGGATGTAAGAATTGGCAAGGACCGTGGAAGGATATACTTCGAAATAACTACTGAAGATCTGCCTCGA GTGCATCTTCTGAAATCCGTTGACAACTTATTTGTGGTGGTGGAACACTATACCAACTATGAGTTTAAAGACACAAAG GAGGAAACGTTGGAAGACTTCCAGAATCTTGCTTCCAAACTCTCGTGGAAAAATCCCCTGGaagtgtggaggctgaacaacgACGTGAAGAAGAAGAGGTGGCGCCGTAAAGGGGGAAATGTTCCCAAGGGGAAGGCCAGCGGGGCCAGCGGGGACAGCGGCAAAGACCAGGTAGAAGCGGTCGCCAAGGAAATGGAGAGCCTCAGACTGGAACCTGTATCACCAGCAGATGGCAGCAGAGAGCCTGAGGGCGACACTGCCCTGGATAACGAGGCCCCAGGCGGATTGGACCAGGATGCAGAGGGACGGGAGGAAGGGGCTGCAGACCTGCCAGTCAAGTTCAGAGTGACGTGCAATAGGGCAGGGGACAAGCACAACTTCACCTCCAATGACGCTGCGCGGGACTTTGGTGGGGCCGTGCAAGACTTCTTCCAGTGGAAGGCAGACATGACCAAGTTTGACATAGAG GTGCTCTTGAACATCCACGACAGCGAGGTGGTGATTGGCATCGCTCTGACGGAGGAGAGTCTCCACAGGAGGAACATCACACACTTCGGACCCACCACCCTGCGCTCCACCCTGGCCTATGGCATGCTCAG ACTTTGCAAGCCTCAGGTTTCTGATGTTATAATTGACCCGATGTGTGGGACTGGAGCTATACCATTAGAG GGAGCCATGGAATGGCAGCAGTCTTTCTACCTGGCAGGAGACAACAACGACATGGCAGTGAGCCGCACGGTCAATAACATTGGCCATATCCACAAGAAGAGACAAATCAAGGGCAG CACGGCCTGGGGTCTATCCATTGACACTCTGCAGTGGGACTTGTGCCGTTTACCCATGAGGACCAGCTCTGCAGATATCATCATCACAGATATGCCCTTTGGAAAGAG AATGGGATCAAGGAAGAAGAACTGGGATCTGTACCCTGCTTGTTTGAGAGAGATGGCACGTGTCTCCAGACCTGGAACAGGAAAGGCTGTGCTGTTGACTCAAGATAAGAAATGCTTTACCAAG gcTTTGTCGAGGATGGGGGGACTTTGGAGGAAGGCCCTCACTGTGTGGGTGAATATAGGGGGACTACATGCTGGTGTGTACCTCCTCAAACGAACTGGAGCGATTTTTGGGGAGACCCCCGAAGATGTCCGGGAACCACGAGGAGCCAACGACACGGCAGGGGCCACAAAAGAGCATGAATAG
- the LOC133109966 gene encoding prostacyclin synthase-like, with the protein MIWTTLLLFHGVLIIFWMLSNRSRSKKEPPLDKGVIPWLGHALEFGRDASKFLTRMKLKHGDIFTVRVAGLYVTVLLDPNSYDAVLEDSVTLDFTRYAEVLMRRIFSLSLPNHNASTEKALMRRHFQGEGLTCLNSVMEGNLQALLQSETPQDRENWKRDGLFNFCYSLLFRAGYLTLFGAEQNDRNRDSSAVYQEFRKFDALLTKMARNTLNSEEKGISGSVRQRLWGLLSAALPRGKTEDRWLQNYLRHLREEGVDVETQKRAALLQLWATQGNVGPAAFWLLGFLLTNPEAMSAVKKEFDSLSVLADSPQHLPFDKLQNTPVFDSALSETLRLTAAPFITREVLNNKTLRMADGQEYDIRKGDRMCLFPYISPQMDPEIHQEPEKFKYDRFLNSNGSERRDFYKGGKRLKYYTMPWGAGKNECVGRLFAIGSIKRFLLTVLTQMNLELCDQDSTMPKVNASRYGFGVLQPEGDLEIRYKLRCTL; encoded by the exons ATGATCTGGACAACTCTTCTTCTTTTCCATGGAGTTCTTATAATCTTCTGGATGCTTTCTAATCGGTCAAG ATCGAAGAAAGAACctcctttggataaaggagtcATTCCGTGGCTGGGTCACGCGCTTGAATTCGGAAGAGATGCCTCAAAGTTTTTAACGCGAATGAAGCTGAAACATGGCGACATCTTCACG GTACGTGTTGCTGGACTCTATGTGACGGTGTTGCTGGACCCAAACTCGTACGatgcagtcctggaggactcGGTCACACTGGACTTCACTCGCTATGCCGAGGTGCTGATGCGAAGGATCTTCAGTTTGTCGCTCCCCAATCACAACGCTTCCACGGAGAAGGCCTTAATGAGGCG GCACTTCCAAGGAGAGGGTCTTACCTGCCTCAATAGTGTTATGGAGGGGAATCTCCAGGCCCTGCTGCAATCTGAGACTCCCCAGGACCGGGAGAACTGGAAACGTGACGGGCTCTTCAACTTCTGCTACAGCCTGCTATTTAG GGCTGGATACCTAACGCTGTTTGGAGCAGAGCAGAACGACCGCAACAGAGACTCGTCTGCAGTCTACCAGGAGTTCCGAAAGTTTGACGCCCTCCTGACGAAAATGGCACGAAACACGCTGAACTCAG AGGAGAAGGGGATCTCCGGGTCTGTGCGTCAGCGGCTGTGGGGCCTACTGTCCGCGGCCCTGCCCAGGGGGAAGACTGAAGACCGCTGGCTGCAGAACTACCTGCGGCACCTGCGGGAGGAGGGCGTGGACGTGGAGACGCAGAAACGGGCCGCGTTGCTTCAGCTCTGGGCCACGCAG GGTAATGTTGGTCCTGCTGCTTTCTGGCTGCTCGGCTTCCTGTTGACCAACCCTGAGGCCATGTCTGCTGTGAAAAAGGAGTTTGACAGCCTCTCTGTGCTAGCAGATTCACCACAGCACCTCCCATTCGACAAGTTACAGAACACCCCAGTGTTTG ACAGTGCACTCAGCGAGACCCTGAGGCTCACCGCGGCCCCTTTCATCACGCGAGAGGTGCTGAACAACAAGACGCTACGCATGGCCGACGGCCAGGAGTACGACATCAGGAAGGGGGACCGGATGTGCCTGTTCCCCTACATCAGCCCCCAGATGGACCCCGAAATCCACCAGGAACCCGAG AAATTCAAGTACGACAGGTTCTTGAATTCCAACGGCAGCGAGAGAAGGGATTTCTACAAGGGCGGGAAGCGGCTGAAGTACTACACCATGCCGTGGGGCGCAGGGAAGAACGAGTGCGTGGGCCGCCTCTTCGCCATCGGCAGCATCAAACG GTTTTTGTTGACGGTGCTAACCCAGATGAACCTGGAGTTGTGTGACCAAGACTCTACCATGCCAAAAGTCAATGCCAGTCGCTATGGATTTGGGGTGCTACAACCAGAAGGAGATTTGGAAATACGCTACAAACTAAGATGCACACTTTAG